The Calditrichota bacterium genome includes the window CCACGGGGATTGGTTTGTTGAAAGATGATATTTATGTGATGTACAATTACGGGAAGGGCGGGTCTCCTCACTGGGCCGTTCCCTGGTGGTTTGACGAATGGAGTGTCAATTTGGGGCAGCCGGTTGGGGAAATGTATCATTTGTCCGATGGTGTTTTGGCACGAAAATATGAAAATGGAATTGTGCTTGTTAATGCAACGGCACACACGAAAACCGTTAGTAAACAAGATTTAGGAGGGGAGACGTATTACCGCTTTTTCGGGGGCCAACAACCCGACTTTAATACGGGGAAGCCATTTGACCAGGTTACCCTGGTCGGATGGAGCAACAATAACAATGTGGAAGGGGATTGGATGAAGCCCATTGGAGATGCCATTATTCTGGTAAAGTCTCCGCAAAAAATCGTCTCGGATATTCTTTTGGATGACGAAGGAAATGTTCAGAATCCAATACTCATTAATATTCAGGGGAAATTCGAGCAGCAGGGCATGACGTTTAATCCGGATAAGTATCAGTATTGGCCGGATTCCTGGCGGGTGCATGGGCATGGAAGTTGTTATTACGCAGATGCCGGGAACGGAGAGGCTTTCGGCAAATGGACCCCGCGCATTGGAGCGCCGGGCTTTTATGAAATTTACGAGTGGCACCCGGCCGCAAATAATTTTGCTTCGAATGCACCCTACAAAATTCATTTTGCTCAGGGGGATACGCTGATTCTGGTCAATCAACGCAAAAATGGCGGCCAATGGAACAGCCTGGGTATTTACTTTCTTGGGGTGGGGACATCCAATTATGTTCAGGTGTCGAATCAGGCAAACGGAATGATTGTGGCGGACGCCGTGAAATTTGTTTACAGAGGGTCAAGTAAAAAAACAGACTCAACACCTCCGTCACCTCCCAAGAACGTTCGGGTAGGACAAACTAACTAATTTTAAATGGAGAAGAACAGAATGAAAATGGCATTGGTTACCGGTGGCGCCGGATTTTTAGGTTCCAATTTGACTCAGTTCCTTTTGGAAAACGGATACAACGTGGTCGTTTACGATAATTTTTTTAATGGAAAGCGAGAATTTCTGCCTGAAAATGACCCCAATCTGGAAATCGTTGAAGGGGATCTGCGGGAGACCCAGCGTCTTAAAGAAACCATTCAGGAATTTCAACCCCAGACAATTTTTCATTTGGCGGCTCTCCATTTTATCCCCTATTGCAATGCGCATCCGATTGAAACCATTCAGGTCAATGTGGAGGGGACAGAATCCGTCCTGGAAGCGGCTCAAGATGGTCCCGTCGAAAAAGTAATTTACGCGTCCACGGCTGCTGTTTACGGCATATTTGATGATTTTAATCTGGAAGAGCATCGTCCCTGGCCCATGGATATTTACGGTGATACCAAATATTTTGGCGAGCATCTGATGCGTCTGTTTCATGAGAAAACCGGAAAAACCGGCGTTGTGGCCCGCCTGTTTAACCTTTTTGGTCCCAACGAGACCAACCCCCACGTAATTCCCGAAATCCTGGATCAGTTGCGGAAAGGAGACACCGTCCATCTTGGCAATTTGAAACCCAAACGGGATTACATTTATGTGCTGGATGTCGCCAAGGCCTTGTTTCAGATGGATCAGAAATTCTCAAACGGGTTGCACACGTTTAATGTGGGTACCGGACACGAATATTCGGTGGATGAATTGGTTAAAACAGTTGCGGATATTTTGGGCCGGGATGTGACGATTGAAATCGATCCGGCACGCGTTCGGAAGCAGGAACGCCTCCATCTGGTTGCAGGAATTGACAAAATCAAAAAGGAATTGGGCTGGCAACCGGAAGAGGATCTGTTCAACGGATT containing:
- a CDS encoding NAD-dependent epimerase/dehydratase family protein, producing MKMALVTGGAGFLGSNLTQFLLENGYNVVVYDNFFNGKREFLPENDPNLEIVEGDLRETQRLKETIQEFQPQTIFHLAALHFIPYCNAHPIETIQVNVEGTESVLEAAQDGPVEKVIYASTAAVYGIFDDFNLEEHRPWPMDIYGDTKYFGEHLMRLFHEKTGKTGVVARLFNLFGPNETNPHVIPEILDQLRKGDTVHLGNLKPKRDYIYVLDVAKALFQMDQKFSNGLHTFNVGTGHEYSVDELVKTVADILGRDVTIEIDPARVRKQERLHLVAGIDKIKKELGWQPEEDLFNGLKKLIEIDYSDLLGH